One Megasphaera vaginalis (ex Bordigoni et al. 2020) genomic region harbors:
- the pheS gene encoding phenylalanine--tRNA ligase subunit alpha, with protein sequence MINEQIEAIKSAVAEQLAKTTTLQDVQDIRVRYLGKKGELTSIMKELKTLSPEERPKVGQLVNTARGLIEEELRKKTEEVKEKALAERLRSEKIDITLPGRRPVMGHEHPLHSTKRLMEKAFLQMGFSIVEGPEIEDDYYNFQCLNFPDDHPARDMQDSMYITDKILLRTHTSPMQARTLQAHRPNEPVKVIVPGKVYRWDYDATHSPVFHQMEGLIVDENIRFSDLKGMLEDFLREIFGSQTKVRFRASFFPFTEPSAEVDISCVMCGGKGCRVCSHTGWLEILGCGMVHPNVLRLNGYDPEKVTGFAFGMGVERIAMLKYGIDDLRLFYEDDMRFLNQF encoded by the coding sequence ATGATCAATGAACAGATCGAAGCAATTAAGAGTGCAGTAGCGGAACAATTGGCAAAAACGACGACGCTGCAGGACGTACAGGATATCCGCGTCCGGTATCTGGGGAAAAAGGGGGAATTGACGTCAATTATGAAAGAATTGAAGACGTTGTCTCCGGAAGAGCGTCCGAAAGTCGGTCAACTTGTCAATACGGCGCGGGGACTGATCGAAGAAGAATTGAGAAAAAAGACGGAAGAAGTAAAAGAGAAGGCCTTGGCTGAACGGCTTCGTTCTGAAAAAATCGATATTACCTTGCCCGGCAGAAGACCGGTTATGGGGCATGAGCACCCGCTGCACAGCACGAAGCGGCTGATGGAAAAGGCATTTTTGCAGATGGGCTTTTCCATTGTCGAAGGACCGGAAATCGAAGACGACTATTATAATTTCCAATGTCTGAATTTCCCTGACGACCATCCGGCTCGCGATATGCAGGACTCCATGTACATTACGGATAAAATTCTGTTGCGTACGCACACGTCGCCGATGCAGGCGCGTACTTTGCAGGCACATCGGCCGAATGAGCCCGTCAAGGTGATCGTGCCCGGCAAGGTCTATCGCTGGGACTACGATGCAACGCATTCACCCGTCTTTCATCAGATGGAAGGATTGATCGTCGATGAAAATATACGCTTTTCCGATCTGAAGGGAATGCTGGAAGATTTTTTGCGTGAAATTTTCGGGTCCCAGACGAAAGTCCGTTTCCGCGCCAGTTTTTTCCCTTTTACGGAACCGAGTGCCGAAGTGGATATTTCCTGTGTCATGTGCGGCGGCAAAGGTTGTCGCGTTTGCTCACACACCGGTTGGCTGGAAATACTCGGCTGCGGCATGGTCCATCCCAATGTTCTCCGTCTTAACGGGTATGACCCTGAAAAAGTCACGGGGTTTGCCTTCGGGATGGGTGTCGAACGTATCGCCATGCTGAAGTACGGGATTGACGACTTGCGATTGTTCTACGAAGATGATATGCGGTTCTTAAACCAGTTCTAG
- a CDS encoding acyl-CoA dehydrogenase family protein gives MDFAFNDEQKEIIRVVRDLVEKEIVPYAAEMDEKEKLHDGLLDKLAAQGLLGVAIPEEFGGAGLDAVTIAAIYEELGKGCAGVATTVAANALASYPVIIAGNDDQKKRYFDIINEDNLAAFALTEPGTGSDAGSVSTQAVKTKDGKGYVLNGTKCFITNGALAEVFVVFANTRKGGGIRGLTAFIVRKGTPGFTVGKAENKMGIRASNTTELIFQDCFVPLEDRLGREGQGFRIAMNTLDAARPFVGSVSVGIAEAAFRACSEYAKVRVQFGKPIASFEMVQAMIADMAMKVEGARLLVQRACWMKDQGLDFSREAAIAKCNASDVAMEVTTNAVQVMGGYGYMKEYPVEKYMRDAKIMQIYEGTNQIQRLVIANKTLY, from the coding sequence ATGGACTTTGCTTTTAACGACGAACAAAAGGAAATTATCAGGGTAGTTCGCGATTTGGTGGAAAAAGAGATTGTTCCCTATGCGGCCGAAATGGATGAGAAGGAAAAACTGCACGACGGCTTGCTGGATAAGCTCGCCGCGCAAGGTTTGCTGGGAGTAGCGATTCCTGAAGAATTCGGCGGTGCCGGACTTGATGCCGTTACCATTGCCGCGATTTACGAGGAACTGGGGAAAGGTTGTGCCGGTGTGGCGACGACCGTTGCCGCCAATGCATTGGCGTCGTATCCGGTTATTATCGCCGGTAATGATGATCAGAAGAAACGATATTTCGATATTATCAACGAAGATAATCTGGCGGCGTTTGCCCTGACCGAACCGGGGACCGGTTCCGACGCCGGGTCCGTATCGACACAGGCTGTCAAGACAAAGGACGGCAAAGGATATGTTTTGAACGGAACGAAGTGCTTTATTACTAATGGCGCCTTGGCGGAGGTTTTTGTCGTTTTCGCCAATACGCGCAAAGGCGGCGGTATTCGCGGCTTGACAGCCTTTATCGTTCGCAAGGGCACGCCCGGTTTTACTGTCGGTAAAGCGGAAAATAAGATGGGGATCCGCGCTTCGAATACGACGGAGCTGATTTTCCAGGATTGCTTTGTGCCGTTGGAAGATCGTCTGGGCCGTGAAGGGCAGGGATTCCGTATTGCCATGAATACGCTGGATGCGGCTCGTCCTTTTGTCGGCTCTGTGTCTGTCGGAATTGCTGAAGCGGCTTTTCGCGCCTGTAGTGAATATGCTAAGGTGCGTGTTCAGTTCGGCAAACCTATTGCGTCCTTTGAAATGGTACAGGCGATGATTGCCGATATGGCGATGAAGGTGGAAGGCGCCCGTCTTCTTGTGCAGCGTGCCTGCTGGATGAAAGATCAGGGGCTGGACTTCAGCCGTGAAGCGGCTATCGCCAAATGCAATGCTTCCGATGTGGCTATGGAAGTGACGACCAATGCCGTTCAGGTCATGGGCGGCTACGGATATATGAAAGAATATCCTGTCGAAAAATATATGCGTGACGCCAAGATCATGCAGATCTATGAAGGCACGAATCAGATTCAGCGATTAGTTATAGCGAATAAGACCTTATACTGA
- a CDS encoding PaaI family thioesterase, with protein sequence MTNVHAHAHNDDWKRRVQNIYEGVYKKVPYFKNFPCEILDIDEGWVRLGFNITHNLCNYRGIASGGVLAAFCDTLMGMASRTLGYQVTTLEINMNYVRSVKDGSKIVGVGQVVHHGGQTIVAECEFFDEDGKIIVKGRSSFYILKKM encoded by the coding sequence ATGACTAATGTGCATGCTCATGCGCATAATGATGACTGGAAACGGCGTGTCCAGAATATTTATGAAGGCGTCTATAAAAAGGTGCCTTACTTTAAGAATTTTCCTTGTGAAATTCTGGATATCGATGAAGGTTGGGTGCGTTTGGGTTTTAATATAACCCATAATTTGTGCAACTATCGGGGGATCGCTTCAGGCGGCGTGTTGGCGGCTTTTTGTGATACGTTGATGGGGATGGCCAGTCGTACGCTGGGGTACCAGGTCACGACGCTGGAAATCAACATGAATTATGTTCGCAGCGTCAAGGACGGTTCAAAAATAGTCGGCGTCGGCCAGGTAGTACATCATGGCGGTCAGACAATCGTTGCCGAATGTGAGTTTTTTGACGAAGATGGCAAAATTATTGTCAAAGGCCGCTCATCTTTCTACATTTTAAAGAAAATGTAA
- a CDS encoding PaaI family thioesterase — protein MRDKVNEALMEQEIQRNPFDSFMGFHVEKADEESTILTFANRGNVWNNPNETTYGGVLYAMADSSMEAACAVFGKAVLTLDLSMNYIRPAFADTLIRSEVKVLHNGRTTMVAVCDFHDADGRYLAHGKGTFFVTGSVCLSGRE, from the coding sequence ATGCGGGATAAGGTTAATGAAGCCTTGATGGAGCAAGAGATACAGCGAAATCCCTTCGATTCATTCATGGGATTTCATGTGGAAAAAGCCGATGAAGAAAGTACGATACTTACCTTTGCGAACAGGGGCAATGTTTGGAACAATCCGAACGAGACGACTTACGGCGGCGTTTTATATGCTATGGCTGATTCTTCCATGGAAGCTGCCTGTGCCGTTTTCGGCAAAGCTGTTTTGACGTTGGACTTGAGTATGAATTATATCCGTCCTGCCTTTGCCGATACGCTTATACGCAGTGAAGTGAAAGTATTGCATAACGGGCGGACGACGATGGTTGCTGTTTGTGATTTCCACGATGCCGACGGCCGTTATTTGGCACACGGTAAAGGCACGTTTTTTGTGACCGGGTCCGTATGTTTGTCGGGAAGGGAGTAG
- a CDS encoding porin family protein, translated as MKKIVLAGILAAAVSAGAAVYAAPITNPQPGDFKANINYGFDQREGGRDADSRFAGGDVTYVVNDKVDVQYVNNYTKGKNGNTINENYLKGIYRFNPYVSAYGAVSYLKTNTYSSQHAYGYQVGLQGQVPLADRWQGFAGVGFGDDANTYEIGVGYDITENWDAHVKYRRSDIGVDNYNDDVKGWQVGMGYKF; from the coding sequence ATGAAAAAAATAGTATTGGCAGGTATTTTGGCTGCTGCCGTTTCGGCAGGAGCAGCCGTTTATGCGGCGCCCATTACCAACCCGCAGCCGGGAGACTTCAAAGCGAACATCAATTACGGATTTGATCAGCGGGAAGGCGGCCGTGACGCCGACAGCCGCTTTGCCGGCGGCGACGTTACATACGTTGTAAACGACAAAGTAGATGTACAATATGTCAACAACTACACAAAAGGTAAAAACGGCAATACGATCAATGAAAATTACCTGAAGGGAATTTACCGTTTCAATCCGTACGTTTCGGCGTATGGCGCTGTATCGTATTTAAAGACCAATACCTATTCCAGTCAGCATGCCTACGGCTATCAGGTCGGCTTACAGGGGCAGGTTCCGTTGGCTGACAGATGGCAAGGTTTTGCCGGTGTCGGTTTTGGTGATGACGCCAATACGTATGAAATCGGCGTCGGTTACGATATTACCGAAAACTGGGATGCCCATGTCAAATATCGCCGCAGTGATATAGGCGTCGATAATTACAACGACGATGTCAAGGGCTGGCAAGTTGGTATGGGGTATAAATTCTAA
- a CDS encoding glycosyltransferase family 9 protein, translating to MINLRQKRIIVTFLMHLGDLILVTPFLQVLRRHAHGSEITLVVDAKVADVVRYNPNIDHLIEIDKKGRDNSVSALWRIGRKLHRNNYDVLINLHPNERTSFLAVAIQAGYFAGMSHFLARPFMDRYTRLDRLHFHAADMYINVLEQLGIEDRRNSGLEIELAAAWREKAAAFYAEYNREGRPLVGFNIGSAVPQKRWPPQRFAAVADYFMDKGYGCVFFGGPMDKEMVAEAVSFMEHKPIIATGLFSIGELAAAVKACSLFITNDSGPMHIAVSQQVPLVALYGPSNPMFYGPYTEKAIVLESTDHYEVGKSMKKIIREGKYKGISVISVAHVIEAGEELLKKYGRRL from the coding sequence ATGATAAATTTACGGCAGAAACGGATTATCGTCACGTTTCTTATGCATCTCGGCGATTTGATCCTGGTGACGCCTTTTTTGCAGGTTTTGCGGCGTCATGCGCACGGATCGGAAATAACCCTTGTCGTGGATGCAAAGGTAGCGGATGTTGTACGATACAATCCGAATATAGATCATTTGATTGAAATAGATAAAAAGGGGCGGGACAATTCTGTTTCCGCTCTTTGGCGTATTGGCAGAAAGCTCCATCGAAACAACTATGATGTGTTGATTAATTTGCATCCCAACGAACGGACATCCTTTTTGGCCGTCGCCATTCAGGCCGGCTATTTTGCCGGTATGAGTCATTTTTTGGCGCGGCCGTTTATGGATCGATATACGCGGCTTGATCGCCTCCACTTTCACGCTGCCGATATGTATATCAACGTGTTGGAGCAGCTCGGCATTGAAGATCGTCGCAACAGCGGGCTGGAAATTGAGTTGGCAGCGGCGTGGCGAGAAAAAGCGGCGGCGTTTTACGCCGAATACAATCGGGAAGGCAGACCTCTGGTCGGCTTTAATATCGGCAGTGCCGTGCCGCAGAAACGATGGCCGCCGCAGCGTTTTGCCGCTGTTGCCGACTACTTTATGGATAAAGGGTACGGTTGTGTTTTTTTCGGCGGCCCGATGGATAAAGAAATGGTCGCCGAAGCGGTGTCTTTTATGGAACATAAGCCGATCATCGCAACGGGATTGTTTTCCATCGGCGAATTGGCGGCAGCCGTTAAAGCGTGTTCCCTTTTTATTACGAATGACAGCGGCCCCATGCACATAGCCGTCAGTCAACAGGTTCCTCTTGTCGCCTTATACGGGCCGAGTAATCCCATGTTTTACGGGCCTTATACGGAGAAAGCGATCGTATTGGAATCGACAGATCATTATGAAGTCGGCAAAAGTATGAAGAAGATTATCCGCGAAGGAAAATACAAAGGGATCTCCGTGATCTCCGTAGCTCACGTGATTGAAGCGGGAGAGGAACTGCTGAAGAAGTATGGCAGGCGGCTATGA
- a CDS encoding glycosyltransferase family 9 protein, whose amino-acid sequence MEDYKSILIIKMSSLGDILHALPTLRVLRRRYPSARIVWAVHEQFVSLLPGAPYIDEVIFIDKNRLKSFRYWRELRRQLHPYRFDLSIDLQGLAKSAVVAMNSGAKRKIGYWEMREGSFLVSKGITGPHKNGHVIERYLDVARGLDCPVDAVAFPLPPLDEVRSKMLQRLAADGLQGPFVALVPGARWSVKEWPLANWCALSARFSERGINVLLLGSGDDIEKGKKMKSGTASEHVFDYTGKTTLTELMALISLSSLYVSADTGPLHLANALKKELIALFGTTSPDRTGPYGGAGSDYINLIVSPTSRATAARPLVDDPECMGKITVDTVWAECRKAAEKVGL is encoded by the coding sequence TTGGAAGATTATAAAAGCATACTTATCATCAAAATGAGTTCACTCGGCGATATCCTTCACGCTTTGCCGACTTTGCGCGTCTTGCGGCGGCGTTATCCGTCAGCGCGAATCGTCTGGGCGGTGCATGAGCAGTTTGTTTCTTTGCTTCCCGGCGCGCCGTATATTGATGAGGTTATTTTTATTGATAAAAACAGGCTCAAGTCTTTCCGTTATTGGCGGGAATTGCGGCGACAACTGCATCCGTATCGCTTCGATCTGAGCATTGACCTGCAGGGATTGGCCAAAAGTGCTGTTGTGGCCATGAACAGCGGCGCAAAGCGCAAAATCGGGTATTGGGAAATGCGGGAAGGCAGCTTTCTGGTCAGCAAAGGGATAACGGGACCGCATAAAAACGGTCATGTTATTGAACGGTATCTGGATGTGGCCAGAGGACTCGACTGCCCGGTCGACGCCGTTGCCTTCCCGCTGCCGCCGTTGGATGAGGTTCGCAGCAAAATGCTGCAACGGCTTGCCGCAGACGGTTTGCAAGGGCCTTTTGTCGCACTCGTGCCGGGAGCCCGCTGGTCCGTCAAAGAATGGCCGTTGGCAAACTGGTGCGCGCTGTCCGCCCGCTTTTCGGAGCGAGGAATCAATGTTTTACTCCTCGGCAGCGGTGATGACATTGAAAAGGGAAAGAAGATGAAAAGCGGCACTGCATCGGAGCATGTCTTTGATTACACGGGAAAAACGACGCTGACGGAATTGATGGCGCTTATTTCCCTGTCGTCATTATACGTCAGCGCCGATACGGGACCGCTTCATTTGGCAAATGCGCTAAAAAAAGAATTGATTGCCTTGTTCGGCACGACCAGCCCGGATCGTACAGGCCCTTACGGCGGCGCAGGGAGCGATTACATTAACCTGATCGTTTCGCCGACGTCACGGGCCACGGCTGCGCGCCCTTTAGTCGATGACCCCGAATGTATGGGAAAGATTACTGTCGATACGGTATGGGCAGAGTGCCGTAAGGCTGCGGAGAAGGTAGGGTTATGA
- a CDS encoding D-glycero-alpha-D-manno-heptose-1,7-bisphosphate 7-phosphatase, protein MSRKAVFFDRDGVLNKDAGYVGRREDFIWIDGAKEALAYLKKKEYLVVVVTNQSGVARGYYSEADVVSLHDWMCREVAAAGGVVTAVYYCPYLEGAPVAAYNRRSDWRKPAPGMVLQAIHEYDIDRSGSFLIGDSPRDIACAEAAGIDGYLFTGGRLDRFVEAVVKERSSFGRL, encoded by the coding sequence ATGAGTAGAAAGGCCGTCTTTTTCGATCGTGACGGCGTCTTGAATAAAGATGCCGGCTACGTCGGCAGACGGGAGGATTTCATCTGGATAGACGGTGCCAAAGAGGCGCTGGCTTATTTAAAAAAAAAGGAATATTTGGTCGTCGTCGTTACCAATCAGAGCGGCGTAGCCAGAGGCTACTACAGTGAAGCCGATGTGGTGTCGCTGCATGATTGGATGTGCCGGGAAGTGGCCGCTGCCGGAGGGGTCGTGACGGCGGTCTACTATTGCCCGTATCTGGAGGGCGCTCCGGTAGCGGCTTACAACCGGCGAAGTGATTGGCGTAAACCGGCTCCCGGTATGGTATTGCAGGCTATTCATGAGTATGATATCGATCGGTCGGGCTCTTTCCTCATCGGCGATTCGCCACGGGATATCGCCTGCGCCGAAGCGGCCGGTATTGACGGGTACTTATTTACAGGCGGCAGATTGGATCGGTTCGTAGAGGCTGTCGTCAAGGAGAGATCGTCATTTGGAAGATTATAA
- the rfaD gene encoding ADP-glyceromanno-heptose 6-epimerase yields the protein MKIVTGGAGFIGSNIVKQLNNRGIDDILVVDDLTDGEKCRNLQGLSFYDYMDYEEFAWQIADNSFDIGYVDVVFHEGACSDTMNYDGRYMMNNNYEGSKAILHYCMQRKIPFLYASSAATYGSGKHGFREEPACEEALNPYAYSKLQFDRYVRRMLPVANGQVAGFRYFNVFGPQENHKGRMASLIFQKYHELQEKGKITLFEGTGGYEDGGQIRDFIYVNDVVNVLFYFWEHPELSGIYNCGTGTGHTFNEFVQGIIAYCGKGTIEYVPFPDVLKGKYQSYTQADTSKLMAAGYDKGFTLLPEAVKEYCRILQTNDGYYE from the coding sequence ATGAAAATAGTAACAGGTGGCGCCGGCTTTATCGGCAGCAATATTGTGAAGCAATTAAATAATCGCGGCATTGACGATATTTTGGTTGTCGATGACTTGACAGATGGCGAAAAATGCCGTAATCTTCAAGGTCTGTCATTCTATGACTACATGGATTACGAGGAGTTTGCCTGGCAGATAGCCGATAACAGTTTCGATATCGGCTATGTTGACGTTGTTTTTCATGAAGGCGCCTGCTCCGATACGATGAATTACGACGGCCGTTATATGATGAATAACAATTATGAAGGCAGCAAGGCTATTTTGCATTACTGCATGCAGCGCAAAATCCCCTTCCTGTATGCTTCGTCAGCAGCGACATACGGCAGCGGCAAGCATGGCTTTCGTGAGGAGCCGGCTTGTGAAGAAGCGTTGAATCCGTACGCTTATTCCAAGCTTCAATTCGATCGCTACGTACGTCGTATGTTGCCGGTAGCGAACGGGCAGGTTGCCGGATTCCGCTATTTCAATGTCTTTGGTCCCCAAGAAAATCACAAGGGCCGTATGGCCTCTCTGATCTTTCAAAAATATCATGAGTTGCAGGAAAAGGGGAAGATCACCTTATTTGAAGGTACCGGCGGCTATGAAGACGGCGGTCAGATTCGCGATTTCATTTATGTCAACGACGTTGTCAATGTTCTTTTCTATTTTTGGGAACATCCCGAACTGTCCGGAATCTATAACTGCGGTACCGGAACGGGGCATACATTCAACGAGTTCGTTCAGGGGATTATTGCGTATTGCGGCAAGGGGACCATTGAGTATGTACCGTTCCCCGATGTTTTAAAAGGGAAATATCAAAGCTATACGCAGGCCGATACTTCAAAATTGATGGCGGCAGGTTATGATAAGGGATTTACATTGTTACCGGAAGCCGTAAAAGAATATTGCCGTATTCTTCAGACCAACGACGGTTATTATGAGTAG
- the rfaE1 gene encoding D-glycero-beta-D-manno-heptose-7-phosphate kinase: MRIAVIGDIMVDRYVYGSVERISPEAPVPINRVDHVTSVLGGAANVAANLAHMDCNVYLAGLIGDDDNARLLRSLLNEAGIDGAGIVTRDRHQTTTKMRVLGSQQQMVRLDFEEVTPVTPVEAAELATWLDGRLQQGLDGIILSDYQKGVLTEQVAKLVIGSAKKAGIPILVDPKGRDWTKYNGADFVTPNMKELAGCVGHPVGNEGAAVVAAAKELHEKYDFEHLMVTRSEKGITVVRKDGNIWNNPATAHEVFDVSGAGDTVAAAFLSAIAAKLSIRTSLQIANAAAGIVVTKVGTYPIHRQELQQYWHNWQPARWRPYRPLTRAEMAAKIRGWQKKGEVVVFTNGCFDILHRGHVLYLQQAAMLGRHLVIGLNSDASVRRLKGETRPLVSQEDRAVLLNALACVDDVVVFEEDTPQELLELLCPDILVKGGDYKAEDVIGRDCVKEVEIISFEEGYSTTALIEKIGTLAKKGKL; encoded by the coding sequence ATGCGTATTGCCGTTATCGGCGATATCATGGTGGATCGGTATGTGTACGGCAGCGTTGAACGTATTTCGCCGGAAGCGCCGGTGCCGATCAATCGTGTTGACCATGTGACTTCCGTTTTGGGCGGTGCCGCCAATGTTGCGGCAAATCTGGCTCATATGGATTGCAATGTTTATCTGGCGGGCCTTATCGGTGATGACGACAATGCGCGCCTGTTGCGCAGCCTCCTGAATGAAGCCGGCATTGACGGCGCCGGCATCGTTACGCGCGATCGTCATCAGACGACGACAAAGATGCGTGTTCTCGGCTCACAACAGCAGATGGTTCGCCTTGATTTTGAAGAAGTCACGCCCGTCACGCCTGTTGAAGCGGCAGAATTGGCGACTTGGCTCGACGGACGGTTGCAGCAGGGGCTTGACGGGATTATTTTATCTGATTACCAAAAAGGCGTTTTGACGGAACAGGTAGCCAAACTCGTTATCGGCAGCGCCAAGAAGGCGGGGATCCCCATCCTGGTCGATCCCAAAGGTCGCGATTGGACGAAATATAACGGCGCCGATTTCGTAACGCCGAACATGAAGGAGCTTGCCGGTTGTGTCGGGCATCCTGTTGGCAACGAAGGAGCCGCTGTCGTCGCCGCTGCAAAAGAACTTCATGAGAAGTACGATTTCGAGCATTTGATGGTGACGCGCTCCGAAAAGGGGATTACCGTCGTGCGCAAAGACGGTAATATTTGGAACAATCCGGCTACGGCCCATGAAGTTTTCGACGTTTCCGGCGCCGGCGATACGGTAGCGGCAGCGTTTCTTTCGGCAATTGCCGCCAAGTTGTCAATTCGTACGAGTCTGCAAATTGCCAATGCCGCCGCCGGTATCGTAGTCACGAAAGTGGGGACATACCCCATTCACCGTCAGGAACTGCAACAATACTGGCATAACTGGCAGCCTGCCCGCTGGCGGCCGTACCGGCCGCTGACGCGTGCCGAAATGGCAGCCAAGATCCGCGGCTGGCAAAAGAAAGGAGAAGTCGTCGTTTTTACGAACGGCTGCTTTGATATTCTCCATCGCGGCCACGTTCTGTATCTCCAGCAGGCGGCTATGTTGGGACGACATTTGGTTATCGGCCTTAATTCCGATGCGTCTGTGCGGCGGTTGAAGGGGGAGACGCGCCCCCTTGTTTCTCAAGAAGACAGGGCCGTTCTTCTCAATGCCCTGGCCTGTGTCGACGACGTCGTCGTTTTTGAGGAAGATACGCCGCAGGAATTACTGGAACTGCTGTGCCCTGATATTCTCGTCAAAGGTGGGGATTATAAGGCTGAAGATGTCATAGGCCGGGATTGTGTCAAGGAAGTGGAAATTATTTCCTTTGAAGAAGGCTATTCCACAACAGCGTTGATCGAAAAGATCGGAACATTGGCAAAGAAGGGGAAATTATGA
- the nrdR gene encoding transcriptional regulator NrdR, protein MRCPFCKHADTKVTDSRATDDGRAIRRRRECHSCGRRFTTYEMVEEVPLYVVKKDGRRELFDRNKILNGLLRACNKRRVTRQQLDEIVAKVERNIRNTLEQEIPSVKIGEMILDELQAIDSVAYIRFASVYRQFADLDSFMAELKRLMANREGKPSDLP, encoded by the coding sequence ATGAGATGCCCGTTTTGTAAACATGCTGATACGAAAGTAACCGATTCTCGAGCTACTGATGACGGCAGGGCCATTCGCCGGCGGCGCGAATGCCATTCTTGCGGCCGCCGTTTTACTACCTATGAAATGGTGGAAGAAGTGCCGCTGTATGTCGTGAAAAAAGACGGCAGACGCGAATTGTTCGACCGCAATAAAATTTTGAACGGACTGTTGCGGGCCTGCAACAAGCGCCGCGTTACCCGGCAGCAGTTGGACGAAATCGTCGCGAAAGTGGAACGGAATATTCGCAATACGCTGGAGCAGGAAATTCCCAGTGTCAAGATCGGAGAAATGATTCTGGACGAATTGCAAGCCATCGACAGCGTTGCGTATATTCGCTTTGCTTCCGTATACCGGCAATTTGCCGATTTGGACAGCTTCATGGCCGAATTGAAACGACTGATGGCCAATAGGGAAGGGAAGCCGTCCGACTTGCCATAA
- the ftsZ gene encoding cell division protein FtsZ: MAENANIKVIGVGGGGNNAVNRMIESGLDGVEFISVNTEDQVLEVSQADKKIQIGEKLTRGLGAGADPSKGEQAALESKEEIIKALQGADMVFVTAGMGGGTGTGAAPIVAECAKEMGALTVAVVTKPFAFEGKRRKEQAEKGAAYLKDKVDTIITIPNDKLLQIIDKKTPLKEAFLVADDVLRQGVQGISDLITTTGLINLDFADVRTIMQDQGEAIMGIGVGSGENRAIDAVEAAIHSALLETSIDGAQSILLNVTGGPDISLYEINEAAEKVSEAVSPDANIIFGSVIDPDMEDSIRITVVATGFDKEPSNIPAFGQTKKESKDMGGVEIPTWMR; the protein is encoded by the coding sequence ATGGCAGAAAATGCAAACATAAAGGTAATCGGTGTCGGCGGCGGCGGAAATAATGCCGTCAACCGTATGATAGAAAGCGGACTTGACGGAGTGGAATTTATTTCTGTCAACACGGAAGATCAGGTCCTGGAGGTCTCTCAAGCTGATAAAAAAATTCAGATCGGTGAAAAGCTGACGCGCGGTCTCGGTGCAGGCGCCGATCCTTCCAAAGGAGAACAGGCCGCTTTGGAAAGCAAGGAAGAGATCATCAAAGCCCTGCAAGGCGCCGATATGGTGTTTGTCACGGCCGGCATGGGCGGCGGTACCGGTACCGGCGCCGCTCCGATTGTTGCGGAATGTGCCAAGGAAATGGGCGCGCTTACCGTAGCCGTAGTTACGAAGCCCTTCGCATTCGAAGGCAAGCGCCGTAAAGAACAAGCTGAAAAGGGAGCGGCCTATTTAAAGGATAAAGTCGATACGATCATTACGATTCCGAACGATAAGTTGCTCCAGATCATTGATAAAAAGACACCGCTGAAAGAAGCGTTTTTGGTTGCTGATGACGTTTTGCGGCAAGGTGTGCAGGGGATCTCCGATCTGATCACGACGACTGGCCTGATCAACTTGGATTTTGCCGATGTGCGGACGATCATGCAGGATCAAGGCGAAGCGATCATGGGTATCGGTGTCGGCAGCGGCGAAAACCGTGCTATCGACGCCGTTGAAGCGGCTATCCACAGCGCCCTTCTGGAAACGAGCATCGACGGCGCGCAAAGCATTCTTCTCAACGTTACAGGCGGCCCGGATATCAGTCTTTATGAAATTAATGAAGCTGCCGAAAAGGTTTCGGAAGCGGTTTCTCCCGACGCCAACATTATCTTCGGTTCCGTTATCGATCCGGATATGGAAGACTCCATTCGCATCACTGTCGTAGCGACAGGCTTCGATAAAGAACCGTCCAATATTCCCGCTTTCGGACAGACGAAAAAGGAAAGCAAAGATATGGGCGGCGTAGAAATTCCTACGTGGATGAGATAA